The Glycine soja cultivar W05 chromosome 3, ASM419377v2, whole genome shotgun sequence genome window below encodes:
- the LOC114405361 gene encoding auxin-responsive protein SAUR78-like, protein MKKLNLILSKCKSLSRHLGRSSSFNSLRSKFAKEELREGNGMQEGEHCETVLFVGSTRKRYVISSKYLNHPLLKALINKSKQKGSDESVLVVNCEVVLFDHLLWMLENADPKFGSDSLEELAELYVF, encoded by the coding sequence atGAAAAAGCTCAATCTAATACTTAGTAAGTGCAAGAGCTTGTCAAGGCATCTAGGAAGATCTTCATCATTTAATAGCCTAAGGTCCAAGTTTGCTAAGGAAGAGTTACGGGAAGGAAATGGCATGCAAGAAGGTGAACATTGTGAAACTGTATTATTTGTTGGCAGCACAAGGAAACGGTATGTGATAAGCTCCAAGTATCTGAATCATCCTCTTCTGAAAGCTCTCATCAACAAGTCAAAGCAAAAGGGCAGTGATGAAAGTGTTTTGGTGGTGAACTGTGAGGTGGTTCTCTTTGATCATCTATTGTGGATGCTAGAAAATGCAGATCCTAAGTTTGGTTCTGACTCTTTGGAGGAATTGGCTGAACTCTATGTGTTTTGA